A genome region from Chryseobacterium sp. G0186 includes the following:
- a CDS encoding VanZ family protein, which produces MLKKIYKIIIIPYTLFLLYLMFLGMGRFQYEDNLITVEPVFSTIKFIRGAMSWKDIVMIVIGNIVMFIPFGFLGWVFTRLRDLKTLIFTFVSAITIVEALQYFTRMGIFEVDDILLNTLGVYLGWILCRFIEKRFSY; this is translated from the coding sequence ATGTTAAAGAAAATTTATAAAATCATTATTATTCCTTATACACTGTTTTTGCTCTACCTGATGTTTCTGGGAATGGGCAGATTTCAGTACGAAGATAACCTGATTACTGTAGAACCTGTCTTTTCCACCATCAAATTCATCCGGGGAGCCATGTCCTGGAAAGATATTGTGATGATTGTTATTGGAAATATTGTGATGTTTATCCCTTTTGGCTTTTTGGGTTGGGTTTTCACAAGGCTAAGAGACCTGAAAACATTAATTTTCACGTTTGTTTCAGCAATTACCATTGTAGAAGCTCTTCAGTATTTTACAAGAATGGGAATATTTGAGGTAGACGATATCCTCCTAAATACCTTGGGAGTATACTTAGGATGGATTCTTTGTCGGTTTATTGAAAAAAGGTTTAGCTATTGA
- the lnt gene encoding apolipoprotein N-acyltransferase: protein MKYVLLTLISAMLLSVSWPTYGVPFFIFFALVPLLMMEHGISKFSDYKRKGWMIFGLSYLCFVIWNIVTTGWLYGSKNPDGSHSMMAVVFPVLVNSLLYSLVFQCYHWYKNAQGTYWGLGFFIAIWMSFEKFHMGWELTWPWLNLGNVFSDYPKLIQWYDTLGATGGSFWILLINVLIFYTVRTWEAGRKKKDLIRNSSIVAALIAVPMVISIMKYNGFNEKPSGQVNVLMLQPDLDPYAEKYSKDSLTIEQDLLNLAEKNSTTKIDYYIAPETALPGKGSISETAFEKSLLLNNIKDFLAKHPGSVFATGISSHRFFFDPVTVPNEAYPINSGVWVASYNTAIQLAPQQKVQVYHKGKLVPGVEIFPYMSVLKPILGDAMLNLGGTVASLGTDKERIAFSNPYNKGRIAPIICYESIYGEFVTDYVKKGANFLGIMTNDSWWGVTEGHKQLLSYAKLRAIETRREIARAANSGISAHINAKGEVVADTFYGDQTTLFAKVNLYENMTFYTRAGDLLSRFSIFALGFLLFYFLIKWFQAKAKTKKA from the coding sequence ATGAAATACGTTCTACTTACACTTATTTCAGCAATGCTGCTGTCGGTTTCATGGCCAACTTATGGAGTTCCGTTTTTTATATTTTTTGCACTGGTTCCTCTTCTGATGATGGAACATGGAATTTCAAAATTTTCAGATTATAAAAGAAAAGGCTGGATGATCTTCGGACTCTCCTACCTCTGTTTTGTTATCTGGAATATTGTAACTACAGGTTGGTTGTATGGCTCTAAAAACCCTGATGGAAGCCACTCTATGATGGCTGTTGTATTTCCGGTTCTGGTAAATTCTCTTTTATATTCATTGGTATTTCAATGTTATCATTGGTATAAAAATGCTCAGGGAACATACTGGGGACTTGGATTTTTTATTGCCATCTGGATGAGCTTTGAAAAATTTCACATGGGATGGGAACTTACCTGGCCTTGGCTAAATCTGGGAAATGTATTTTCAGATTATCCCAAACTGATTCAATGGTATGATACCCTGGGAGCAACTGGTGGAAGTTTCTGGATCCTGCTGATTAATGTTTTAATTTTCTATACAGTAAGAACCTGGGAAGCGGGCAGAAAGAAAAAAGACCTGATTAGAAACTCGTCTATTGTAGCTGCTCTGATTGCCGTTCCAATGGTAATCTCCATCATGAAGTATAACGGTTTTAATGAGAAACCATCCGGACAGGTGAATGTATTGATGCTGCAACCTGATCTTGATCCTTATGCTGAAAAATATTCAAAGGACAGCCTGACGATTGAACAGGACCTACTCAACCTTGCTGAAAAGAATTCAACTACAAAAATTGATTATTACATAGCTCCGGAAACAGCACTTCCGGGAAAAGGATCCATTTCTGAAACCGCTTTTGAAAAGAGTTTACTTTTAAACAATATCAAAGACTTTTTGGCTAAGCATCCTGGATCTGTTTTCGCAACGGGAATTTCTTCACATCGTTTTTTCTTTGATCCCGTAACAGTACCTAATGAGGCTTATCCGATCAATTCAGGGGTTTGGGTAGCGAGCTATAATACAGCCATTCAACTTGCTCCTCAACAAAAAGTACAGGTATATCACAAAGGAAAGCTGGTTCCGGGGGTTGAAATTTTCCCTTACATGAGTGTTCTTAAACCTATTCTTGGAGACGCAATGCTCAACCTGGGAGGTACGGTTGCCTCTCTGGGAACAGATAAAGAAAGAATCGCCTTTTCCAATCCATACAATAAAGGCAGGATTGCTCCTATCATATGCTATGAAAGTATTTATGGTGAATTTGTTACAGACTATGTAAAGAAAGGAGCCAACTTTTTGGGTATTATGACTAATGATTCCTGGTGGGGAGTTACGGAGGGACATAAACAGCTTTTATCCTACGCAAAATTAAGAGCTATTGAAACCCGAAGAGAAATTGCCCGTGCTGCCAACAGTGGAATCTCAGCGCATATCAATGCAAAAGGAGAAGTGGTAGCTGATACATTCTATGGAGACCAGACCACCTTATTTGCCAAGGTAAATCTTTATGAAAACATGACTTTCTATACAAGAGCCGGAGATCTTCTTTCAAGATTTTCAATCTTTGCTTTAGGATTTTTACTGTTTTATTTTCTGATTAAATGGTTCCAGGCAAAGGCAAAGACAAAGAAAGCATAG
- the proC gene encoding pyrroline-5-carboxylate reductase — translation MKIAILGAGNMGLSFSKSFLKYELIKPENLHLIIRNPSKISKIAEEFPKSKVSTFEEVKELNADLIIIAVKPQDFQTLVQNIQFTLKENQMLLSIMAGINIEKIQKSMNHPLVVRAMPNSPTLLGMGITGYTAAEGISFSQLINIERLLNSTGRSVYLENEDLLDGVTALSGSGPAYFYYIIDAMIKAGVEMGIEENLSKLFVKQTMLGAYHLINNSEKSLEELIKDVASKGGTTEAALKTFEENSFKEILTQGILNAEKRAKELNS, via the coding sequence ATGAAAATAGCTATTCTGGGAGCCGGAAATATGGGACTTTCCTTTTCAAAATCATTTTTAAAGTATGAACTGATCAAGCCGGAAAATCTACATCTGATCATTCGGAATCCATCCAAAATCTCCAAAATAGCGGAAGAATTTCCCAAATCTAAGGTTTCAACATTTGAAGAAGTAAAGGAACTGAATGCAGATCTTATCATTATTGCTGTAAAACCACAGGATTTTCAGACTCTGGTTCAAAATATACAGTTTACCCTGAAAGAAAACCAGATGCTTTTATCCATCATGGCTGGGATCAATATTGAGAAAATTCAGAAATCCATGAACCACCCTCTTGTGGTAAGAGCGATGCCCAATTCTCCTACCCTGCTAGGAATGGGAATTACAGGTTATACTGCTGCAGAAGGCATTTCATTCAGCCAGCTTATCAATATTGAAAGGCTATTGAACAGCACCGGAAGATCCGTTTATCTGGAGAATGAAGATCTTTTGGATGGGGTTACTGCTCTTTCCGGAAGTGGGCCGGCCTATTTTTATTACATCATTGATGCCATGATCAAGGCGGGCGTTGAAATGGGAATTGAAGAAAACCTTTCCAAGCTTTTTGTAAAGCAAACCATGCTGGGTGCTTATCATTTAATCAATAATTCTGAAAAAAGCCTTGAAGAGCTCATTAAGGATGTAGCTTCCAAGGGCGGAACTACAGAAGCAGCCTTAAAAACATTTGAAGAAAACAGTTTCAAGGAAATTTTAACACAGGGAATTCTAAATGCCGAAAAACGGGCTAAAGAACTCAATAGCTAA
- a CDS encoding DUF4876 domain-containing protein, translated as MKKTVLLLSFVAMMGAAFTVTSCSNDDFGVQAGQNGVLTLSFTGENISSYENLDIELREVNTGAIINKKIQKANATSIEVPYGSYKILVNGKVITTQLETGDASGTGVADITTMATNVTIPLYFKIFHEDFIIEEVFFTGIKTSDGKNYNSSRYFKIVNNTDKVLYADNLIIGQSQFMTTEDDNPTPYDVNQYFPVKGVLILPTNDTNPTVKKYPVQPGDFIVVADNAINHKAQTSTAFDLHNADFEFPSTAPALGQVDNPAVPNADVAFTTAKNMFIMHNRGFESYVIARFPTGESKETFLQNRKYDFSYINSAGTVTKRSVYSIPNTWIIDAVNNSVPTKFFHTLTAPSIDAGWTSAGSIDSDPNRFGKSVRRKITGKTTGNKNRYMDTNNSSNDFVKDSEASLKDGIIH; from the coding sequence ATGAAAAAAACAGTTTTACTATTAAGCTTTGTAGCAATGATGGGAGCTGCATTTACAGTAACCTCATGTAGCAATGATGATTTCGGAGTACAGGCCGGACAAAACGGGGTACTAACTTTATCTTTTACCGGCGAGAATATTTCTTCCTATGAAAATCTGGATATTGAACTGAGAGAAGTAAATACCGGAGCCATCATCAACAAAAAAATTCAAAAAGCAAATGCAACCTCTATAGAAGTTCCTTATGGTTCTTACAAAATTCTTGTGAATGGTAAGGTGATCACTACACAGTTGGAAACCGGTGATGCTTCCGGAACAGGGGTGGCCGATATTACAACGATGGCAACTAATGTTACGATTCCTTTATATTTTAAAATATTTCATGAAGATTTTATCATTGAAGAGGTATTCTTTACCGGAATTAAAACATCGGATGGTAAAAATTATAACTCAAGCCGTTACTTTAAAATCGTAAATAATACGGATAAGGTTTTGTATGCAGATAATCTGATCATCGGACAGTCCCAATTTATGACCACTGAAGATGATAATCCTACCCCGTACGATGTCAATCAATATTTTCCGGTTAAAGGAGTTCTGATCTTACCGACAAATGACACAAACCCTACAGTAAAAAAATACCCTGTACAACCTGGTGATTTTATCGTTGTAGCAGATAATGCAATCAACCATAAAGCGCAGACAAGTACCGCTTTTGACCTGCATAATGCAGACTTTGAGTTTCCGTCAACAGCTCCGGCTTTGGGACAGGTTGACAACCCTGCTGTACCGAATGCAGATGTAGCTTTCACTACGGCAAAGAATATGTTCATCATGCACAACAGAGGCTTTGAAAGCTATGTAATTGCCCGTTTCCCGACTGGAGAATCAAAAGAGACGTTCCTTCAAAACCGTAAATACGATTTCAGCTATATCAACTCTGCAGGAACTGTTACCAAAAGAAGTGTTTATTCAATTCCTAATACCTGGATTATAGATGCCGTTAACAATAGTGTTCCTACTAAGTTTTTCCACACATTAACCGCTCCTAGCATTGATGCCGGATGGACTTCAGCAGGTTCAATAGACAGTGATCCGAACCGTTTCGGTAAATCTGTAAGACGTAAAATTACTGGAAAAACAACTGGTAATAAAAACCGTTACATGGATACCAACAATTCATCCAATGATTTCGTTAAGGATTCCGAAGCGAGTTTAAAAGACGGTATTATTCATTAA
- a CDS encoding carboxypeptidase-like regulatory domain-containing protein — translation MTRSLFFVFFFIFSIQFIQAQDEKSPLNITVFDENNKELGGASVIINQTSLTTDKNGNTGISISNGKYHVKILHPGYQEKELNISLSSPQNITIKLQPINKLEEIVIFSKESKGLTTKSVIDRQAMQHLQPSSFTDLMELLPGGLSKAPNLNSVNKATLRENTGVYTGNKYNTSSLGVQFMIDDNIINSNADMQVSLNDRQFLEAPKYRETSSSGVDMRTISTNDIEKVEVIRGIPSAAYGDLTSGLIKIERKIKASPLQARFKADGFSKQYYVGKGFKLTDKWQLSASADYLDSKSDPTDDFENYQRITASIRSKKISTLWSRPLEWRSNIDFSTNIDNKKYDPDNGYPSVDEYTSNNKRISVANNFIYELGKNSFFNKLSLNTALRQGFEKIEQVKLVQLSGPRSFSLATEQGENVGYFPDLRYIAEFSTEGKPLDITAFLQATGTKKTKGITHQYEAGLDWRFSKNNGKGLQYDMRTPPSANTGITRPRPYNDIPASSLLAAFVGDQMSYAINQHKFTLYAGLRFSKNLGIDHSYSISKKIFTEPRLNFQYSLPHLMINNYPLKTDVTLGYGLFYKQPTLLMLYPNKEYWDYTQLNYYHNDAQYRYVNFMTYVQPRENKEIEAAKSIKKEIRLDLAYRNHEFFMTYFKENMNNGFRSMSQTAVHNYRQYDANKVDISQWTPNGPDLTNVPYEVKNIFGVYSTTENGSETLKQGIEFGYTSPRIKAINTRFTFTGAWFKTQYRNSVPVIEKPTVTIGSEIFPYYGIYQSDNGYVNSNINYNLLADTYIPSLDLIFSASIQGSLYDYSRNDRRIAEPISYYGMDGVIHPFTEADKTDTYKQWLVRNVSVSDNLDRLTTFTITGNIKVTKSIYKALRTSLFVNRLFNYSAPYTFNNVTVYRKRMNTPYFGMELNYNF, via the coding sequence ATGACTAGATCTTTATTTTTTGTTTTCTTTTTCATTTTCAGTATACAGTTTATACAGGCTCAGGATGAAAAATCACCATTGAACATTACTGTTTTTGATGAAAACAATAAAGAATTAGGAGGTGCTTCTGTTATAATTAACCAAACCTCTTTAACTACCGACAAAAATGGAAATACCGGCATTTCTATATCAAACGGTAAATACCATGTAAAAATTCTTCATCCGGGCTATCAGGAAAAGGAACTGAACATCAGCCTTTCTTCACCACAAAACATTACGATTAAGCTTCAGCCCATCAATAAACTGGAAGAAATTGTTATCTTTTCTAAGGAAAGCAAGGGCTTAACAACCAAATCTGTGATTGACAGACAGGCGATGCAGCATTTGCAACCTTCAAGTTTTACAGACTTAATGGAACTGCTTCCCGGAGGACTTTCAAAGGCTCCCAACTTAAATTCTGTAAATAAAGCCACACTTAGAGAAAATACAGGGGTATATACCGGAAATAAATACAACACCTCATCACTGGGGGTCCAGTTCATGATTGATGACAACATCATCAATTCTAATGCAGACATGCAGGTTTCCTTGAACGACAGACAGTTTTTGGAAGCTCCGAAATACAGAGAAACCTCCTCTTCAGGAGTTGATATGAGAACCATTTCTACGAATGACATTGAAAAGGTAGAAGTGATCCGTGGTATTCCATCCGCTGCTTATGGAGATTTAACTTCGGGATTGATCAAAATAGAAAGAAAAATAAAGGCTTCGCCTTTACAGGCAAGATTCAAGGCTGATGGTTTCAGCAAACAATATTATGTAGGAAAAGGATTCAAGTTAACTGATAAATGGCAGTTGAGCGCAAGTGCAGACTACCTGGATTCAAAATCTGATCCAACGGATGACTTTGAAAATTACCAGCGTATTACAGCTTCCATCCGTTCAAAAAAGATTTCCACTTTGTGGTCAAGACCTTTGGAATGGAGATCAAACATTGATTTTTCCACAAATATTGACAACAAAAAATATGACCCGGACAACGGGTATCCATCTGTTGATGAATACACTTCCAATAATAAGAGAATAAGCGTAGCGAATAATTTCATTTATGAACTGGGTAAAAATTCTTTCTTCAATAAGCTAAGTTTAAATACAGCTCTTCGTCAGGGATTTGAAAAGATAGAACAGGTAAAACTGGTACAGTTATCCGGACCCCGTTCTTTTTCACTGGCTACTGAACAGGGTGAAAATGTAGGCTACTTCCCTGATCTTCGTTATATAGCAGAATTTTCCACAGAGGGAAAACCTTTGGACATTACTGCTTTTCTACAGGCAACCGGTACAAAAAAAACAAAGGGAATTACCCATCAGTATGAAGCCGGACTTGACTGGAGATTTTCAAAAAACAACGGTAAGGGACTTCAGTATGATATGCGAACTCCTCCTTCTGCCAATACCGGAATTACAAGACCGAGACCTTACAATGACATTCCAGCTTCCAGCCTGTTGGCTGCATTTGTAGGAGATCAGATGAGCTATGCCATCAATCAGCATAAGTTTACTTTGTATGCAGGATTAAGATTTTCTAAGAACCTGGGAATTGATCATTCCTATTCAATCAGTAAAAAAATATTTACGGAACCGAGATTGAATTTTCAATACAGCCTTCCTCATCTTATGATCAATAATTATCCCTTAAAAACGGATGTAACATTAGGATATGGTCTTTTCTACAAGCAGCCTACTCTACTGATGCTTTACCCGAATAAAGAATACTGGGATTACACACAGCTGAATTATTATCATAATGATGCACAATACCGATATGTAAACTTCATGACCTATGTACAACCAAGAGAAAATAAGGAAATTGAAGCCGCAAAAAGCATTAAAAAAGAAATCCGTTTAGATCTTGCCTACAGAAATCATGAATTCTTTATGACCTATTTTAAGGAAAATATGAACAATGGTTTCCGCAGCATGAGTCAAACTGCTGTTCATAATTACAGACAGTATGATGCTAACAAAGTGGATATCTCTCAATGGACACCTAACGGTCCGGATTTAACGAACGTTCCTTATGAAGTAAAAAATATTTTTGGGGTCTACTCCACTACAGAGAACGGAAGTGAAACACTGAAACAAGGTATTGAATTTGGATATACCTCTCCCAGAATAAAAGCAATCAATACACGATTTACCTTTACCGGAGCCTGGTTCAAGACACAGTACAGAAATTCGGTACCTGTCATTGAGAAACCAACAGTAACCATCGGTTCTGAGATATTCCCTTATTACGGAATTTACCAGAGTGATAACGGGTATGTGAATTCAAATATAAATTATAACCTCCTTGCTGATACTTATATTCCAAGTCTGGATCTTATTTTTTCAGCTTCTATACAGGGAAGTTTATATGACTATTCAAGAAATGACAGAAGAATTGCAGAACCTATTTCGTATTATGGAATGGATGGTGTGATCCACCCTTTTACTGAGGCTGACAAAACAGATACCTACAAGCAATGGCTGGTAAGAAATGTTTCTGTTTCTGATAATCTGGATAGGCTTACCACTTTTACCATTACAGGAAATATAAAGGTTACGAAAAGTATTTATAAGGCATTACGTACCTCATTATTTGTGAATAGGCTTTTCAACTATAGCGCTCCTTATACATTCAACAATGTAACCGTCTATAGAAAAAGGATGAATACACCTTATTTCGGAATGGAATTAAACTACAATTTTTAA
- a CDS encoding cytochrome-c peroxidase, protein MKKLIYWGLGGAAMLLLSFTPKVNQDLLELQDPTIEDIVKSYKKAISEWPKPDIDYGVKWKEFSPIKTDSTFFADQDKPNVILGKTLFFDPKLSKSNQISCSSCHDPEMGWSDRRHVALGNNHLQGNRNTISLYNIAERQLFFWDGRAKTLEEQAAGPLGAHHEMAMDVNTLPAKIQALKGYKPLFRNAFGDEKVTYERIVKAIADFQKTIKSQPSRFDKFMEGKYTALSDEEIYGMHIFRTKARCMNCHSGQYLTDESFHNIGLTYYKRKYEDLGLYHITKNAEDVGKFKTPQLRDLMLTQPWMHNGLFNELEGVVNMYNSGMHMIDPSPETKQKDPLYPVTDPLLKPLKLTKEEKKALVSFLEALSGTKYKMRRPEFPVE, encoded by the coding sequence ATGAAAAAACTAATATATTGGGGATTGGGAGGAGCTGCAATGCTTTTATTAAGTTTCACCCCTAAGGTAAACCAGGATTTACTGGAGCTTCAGGATCCCACCATTGAAGATATTGTAAAAAGTTATAAAAAAGCAATATCAGAATGGCCAAAACCAGATATTGATTATGGTGTAAAATGGAAGGAATTTTCTCCTATTAAAACAGATTCTACTTTTTTTGCAGATCAGGATAAGCCCAATGTTATTCTAGGAAAAACACTTTTTTTTGATCCCAAATTATCCAAATCCAATCAAATCTCATGCAGTTCATGCCACGATCCTGAAATGGGTTGGTCAGACCGAAGACATGTAGCCTTAGGCAACAATCACCTGCAAGGAAACAGAAATACAATATCTCTTTACAATATTGCAGAAAGACAGCTGTTCTTCTGGGACGGAAGAGCCAAGACCCTAGAGGAGCAGGCAGCCGGTCCTTTGGGTGCCCATCATGAAATGGCGATGGATGTAAATACCCTACCTGCAAAAATCCAGGCGTTAAAAGGATACAAACCTCTATTCAGGAATGCCTTTGGTGATGAAAAGGTAACCTATGAAAGAATTGTAAAAGCCATAGCAGATTTTCAGAAAACGATTAAAAGCCAGCCAAGCCGCTTTGATAAATTTATGGAAGGGAAATACACTGCTCTTTCTGATGAAGAGATCTATGGAATGCATATTTTCCGAACCAAGGCAAGATGTATGAACTGCCACAGCGGTCAGTATCTTACAGACGAATCCTTCCATAATATAGGATTAACCTACTATAAAAGGAAATACGAAGATCTGGGGTTATATCATATTACTAAAAATGCTGAAGATGTGGGTAAATTCAAGACTCCTCAATTAAGAGACCTGATGCTTACCCAGCCCTGGATGCATAATGGATTGTTTAATGAGCTTGAAGGCGTTGTGAATATGTACAACAGCGGAATGCATATGATAGATCCGTCTCCTGAAACAAAACAAAAGGATCCTCTTTATCCTGTAACCGATCCTTTACTGAAGCCTTTAAAACTAACAAAGGAAGAAAAAAAAGCATTGGTATCCTTTCTGGAAGCGCTGTCAGGAACAAAATATAAAATGAGACGACCGGAATTCCCTGTGGAGTAA
- a CDS encoding DUF6850 family outer membrane beta-barrel protein, which produces MFNTKTSFFLLLVSMCFFSAKAQDSISLLKKIGNQYDTERDFKNNFFYNPASMSGYSSSSFSEFTVGYHSNDKKIYRQQLGNGDKGLTVEAKSFQKLKPNRYVWGQASYQNLKTGLVQWNESLDYDRVAPYITTDSAGGKLNIERYQFSGGYLQKWNRWTAAGEVSYLAQMGFRAKDPRLKSTTSDLRIKAGLNYNIFREYEIGVFGEFNKYSQNSSLTFQSLLGRPYVYQMTGFGFSNYLFNGSANPNTTFEEFSYKGGVQIANKQGKDFYLQAVWGKSNNIKSYVNSPSSNLFYDLSDLENKTIEVEGAKFLSINEKNRIGLLANFTSSVKTGSEYGYSLNTSSLTQIFKRKSYRKEDHITAVKGFYQYHQEKFSITATPFFAYEEIKERRLYPNSGQKFVYSYFGINADYKQQIKENQVLTVQPYFSKRIVNKTIYALTTVGNTAVDAWILEDYNFQASDITTLGASVRYDFKLEKLPAFFVGAQYQSQNIQKKNNNFICVRIGITF; this is translated from the coding sequence ATGTTCAACACAAAGACATCTTTCTTCCTACTATTGGTTAGTATGTGTTTCTTCTCTGCGAAAGCACAGGACAGCATCAGCCTTTTAAAAAAAATAGGTAACCAGTACGATACGGAAAGGGATTTTAAAAATAATTTTTTCTATAACCCGGCTTCAATGTCGGGTTATAGTTCTTCTTCGTTTTCGGAGTTTACCGTTGGATATCATTCCAATGATAAAAAGATCTACCGTCAGCAATTAGGAAATGGAGACAAGGGACTAACTGTGGAAGCAAAGTCTTTTCAAAAGCTAAAACCCAACCGCTATGTCTGGGGACAAGCAAGCTACCAGAACCTGAAAACAGGACTAGTTCAATGGAACGAATCATTAGATTACGACCGTGTAGCTCCGTACATTACTACTGATTCTGCAGGAGGAAAATTAAATATTGAACGCTACCAGTTCTCCGGAGGATATCTACAGAAATGGAATCGATGGACTGCAGCTGGTGAAGTAAGTTATCTTGCTCAGATGGGATTTCGTGCCAAAGATCCGAGACTAAAAAGTACAACCTCTGATCTACGCATCAAAGCTGGATTGAACTACAATATTTTCAGAGAATATGAGATAGGCGTATTCGGTGAATTCAACAAGTATTCCCAAAATAGCTCTCTCACTTTCCAGAGTTTATTGGGAAGACCTTATGTTTATCAGATGACCGGTTTTGGGTTTTCAAATTATCTTTTTAACGGAAGCGCCAATCCCAATACTACTTTTGAAGAGTTTTCCTACAAAGGAGGTGTACAGATTGCCAACAAACAAGGTAAAGATTTTTATCTTCAGGCTGTCTGGGGAAAATCAAATAATATTAAAAGCTATGTAAACAGCCCATCTTCAAATTTATTTTATGACCTTTCTGATCTGGAAAATAAGACTATTGAAGTGGAAGGGGCAAAATTCCTCAGCATCAATGAGAAAAACCGAATCGGACTTTTGGCCAACTTTACCTCTTCTGTAAAAACAGGTTCTGAATATGGCTACTCATTGAATACATCAAGTTTAACTCAGATTTTTAAAAGAAAATCATACCGTAAGGAAGACCATATCACTGCCGTAAAAGGGTTTTATCAATATCATCAGGAAAAATTCTCCATCACGGCTACCCCATTCTTTGCCTATGAAGAGATCAAGGAAAGAAGATTGTATCCAAATTCAGGGCAAAAATTTGTGTATTCCTATTTTGGAATCAATGCAGATTATAAGCAACAGATCAAAGAAAACCAAGTACTGACGGTACAACCTTATTTCTCAAAAAGAATCGTTAATAAAACCATTTATGCCTTAACTACTGTAGGAAATACAGCTGTAGATGCATGGATTCTTGAGGATTATAATTTCCAGGCCAGTGATATTACCACCTTGGGGGCTTCTGTAAGATATGACTTTAAACTGGAAAAACTTCCCGCATTCTTTGTAGGTGCGCAATATCAGTCACAAAATATTCAGAAAAAAAACAATAATTTTATATGTGTAAGGATAGGGATAACGTTTTAG